Proteins from a single region of Pseudodesulfovibrio portus:
- a CDS encoding UvrD-helicase domain-containing protein, which yields MERFTADLHIHSRFSRATSKNLTIRNLAAWGSLKGLSVLGTGDFTHPEWLAEIEEHLEDNGKGLLTLKNPRGLETEIPTFGGDVPGRTRFMLQTEISSIYKRGGKVRKVHNLVYMPDLDAVRRFNEKLGQVGNLASDGRPILGLDSRDLMDMVLETHPMAFLVPAHIWTPWFSLFGSKSGFDSIRECFGDYADEIFAMETGLSSDPEMNWTWSELDRIKLISNSDAHSGEKLGREANLFRGEMSYEGIYRALRSEGLGHKFLGTVEFFPEEGKYHMDGHRKCGVVMDPHETIARDGICPVCGKPVTVGVYNRVLELADREEPVQPTGAPGFTSLIPLKEILSEVVGVGPTSKKVNKLYMQLIREFGNELDILQRVPAEDLNRYSCHLGEGISRMRDGQVLRKAGFDGEYGVITVFSEKERAQIKNGSTLVSLARPEGHPDARPDVGERAAPCPVLSTARQAEGPISYNAAQQAAIDAGPGPVLVLAGPGTGKTQTLMGRVGRLMDQGVRPKRILALTFTRRAAQELRNRLKSLRGEGAEMPQAGTLHSLCFDYWKHAYSETPIVLPETSAKKLFAEVNPEFTGKNLDHFWNKYIMAREQLEDLPADMEEAHINYGNQKNHWDLVDYTDLLEFMLEQSGAPTFRMPYTDVLVDEIQDLTPLQLAVIKGISRETGEGVFCIGDPKQSIYGFRGAVDDAEARLKAFWPDLSVITLTENYRSGQTILDAAGKLFPDAPRLTAHRDIKASVHLFEAPDGLREATWISDRIKRLIGATSHSMADQDGAGDLAPGDIAVLVRFKALIPPLEKALKRAGLPVSVPEMEGFWQEPRVAGILRAAEQFLGMTLTGAEDVLDVPDHIIAKGPVGLAAYLSETPPFDQFFWDSRQFKELKKEFDNRGGWQALVNWVSLQTELELIRNTAEKVQIMSLHAAKGLEFEAVFMPCLEEGILPFAGMDLLTAKVTLTPGRGQKFAEERRLMYVGMTRARRNLYISRADSRQLYGKTLNLPESRYLREIPEELVTKSTLAARKVTKEKQLGLLD from the coding sequence ATGGAAAGATTCACCGCCGACCTCCACATCCACTCCCGTTTCTCCCGCGCAACGAGCAAGAACCTGACCATCCGCAACCTGGCCGCCTGGGGCAGCCTCAAGGGACTCTCGGTGCTCGGGACGGGCGATTTCACGCACCCGGAATGGCTGGCCGAAATCGAGGAGCACCTGGAGGACAACGGCAAGGGGCTGCTGACCCTCAAGAACCCCCGAGGCCTGGAAACCGAGATTCCCACGTTCGGCGGCGACGTCCCCGGGCGCACCCGGTTCATGCTCCAGACCGAGATCAGTTCCATATACAAGCGCGGCGGAAAGGTGCGCAAGGTCCACAACCTGGTCTACATGCCCGACCTCGATGCGGTCAGGCGGTTCAACGAGAAGCTCGGCCAGGTGGGCAACCTGGCCTCCGACGGCCGCCCCATTCTCGGCCTGGACTCCCGCGACCTCATGGACATGGTGCTGGAGACCCACCCCATGGCCTTCCTGGTCCCGGCCCACATCTGGACCCCCTGGTTCTCCCTGTTCGGGTCCAAGTCCGGCTTCGACTCCATCCGCGAATGCTTCGGCGACTACGCGGACGAGATCTTCGCCATGGAGACGGGGCTCTCCTCGGACCCGGAGATGAACTGGACCTGGTCCGAGCTGGACCGCATCAAGCTCATCTCCAACTCCGACGCCCACTCCGGCGAAAAGCTGGGCCGCGAGGCCAACCTGTTCCGGGGCGAGATGTCCTATGAGGGCATCTACCGGGCCCTGCGCAGCGAAGGGCTGGGCCACAAATTTCTGGGCACCGTGGAGTTCTTCCCCGAAGAGGGCAAGTACCACATGGACGGCCACCGCAAGTGCGGCGTGGTCATGGACCCGCACGAGACCATCGCCCGCGACGGCATCTGCCCGGTCTGCGGCAAGCCCGTGACCGTGGGCGTGTACAACCGCGTGCTGGAGTTGGCCGACCGCGAAGAACCGGTCCAGCCCACGGGCGCGCCGGGCTTCACGTCCCTGATCCCGCTCAAGGAAATCCTGTCCGAAGTGGTCGGCGTGGGCCCGACCTCCAAGAAGGTCAACAAGCTGTACATGCAGCTGATCCGCGAATTCGGCAACGAGTTGGACATCCTCCAGCGCGTGCCCGCCGAGGACCTGAACCGCTATTCCTGCCACCTGGGCGAGGGCATCTCCCGCATGCGCGACGGCCAGGTCCTGCGCAAGGCCGGGTTCGACGGCGAGTACGGCGTGATCACCGTGTTCTCGGAAAAAGAGCGCGCCCAGATCAAGAACGGGTCCACACTCGTCTCCCTGGCCCGGCCGGAAGGCCACCCGGACGCCCGCCCGGACGTGGGCGAACGGGCCGCGCCCTGCCCCGTGCTGTCCACAGCCCGGCAGGCAGAAGGGCCCATCTCCTACAATGCGGCACAGCAGGCAGCCATCGACGCCGGTCCCGGCCCGGTGCTCGTCCTGGCCGGTCCCGGCACGGGCAAGACCCAGACCCTCATGGGCCGCGTGGGCCGACTCATGGACCAGGGGGTGCGGCCCAAGCGCATCCTGGCCCTGACCTTCACCCGGCGGGCGGCCCAGGAACTGCGCAACCGGCTCAAGTCCCTGCGCGGCGAGGGCGCGGAGATGCCCCAGGCGGGCACCCTGCACTCCCTGTGCTTCGACTACTGGAAGCACGCCTATTCCGAGACGCCCATCGTGCTGCCCGAGACCTCGGCCAAGAAGCTGTTCGCCGAGGTCAACCCCGAATTCACGGGCAAGAATCTCGATCATTTCTGGAACAAGTACATCATGGCCCGGGAACAGCTGGAAGACCTGCCCGCAGACATGGAAGAGGCGCACATCAATTACGGCAACCAGAAAAACCACTGGGACCTGGTGGACTACACCGACCTGCTGGAATTCATGCTGGAACAATCGGGCGCGCCCACCTTCCGCATGCCGTACACCGACGTGCTCGTGGACGAAATCCAGGACCTGACCCCGCTGCAACTGGCCGTGATCAAAGGCATTTCCCGCGAAACGGGAGAAGGCGTGTTCTGCATCGGCGACCCCAAGCAGTCCATCTACGGCTTCCGGGGCGCGGTGGACGACGCCGAGGCGCGCCTGAAGGCGTTCTGGCCCGACCTTTCCGTGATCACCCTGACCGAGAACTATCGCTCCGGGCAGACCATCCTGGACGCGGCGGGCAAATTGTTCCCGGACGCGCCGCGCCTCACCGCCCACCGCGACATCAAGGCCTCGGTCCACCTGTTCGAGGCCCCGGACGGGCTGCGCGAGGCGACCTGGATTTCCGACAGGATCAAGCGGCTCATCGGGGCCACCAGCCATTCCATGGCCGATCAGGACGGGGCCGGCGACCTGGCCCCCGGCGACATCGCCGTGCTGGTCCGGTTCAAGGCGCTCATCCCGCCGCTGGAAAAGGCCCTCAAGCGGGCCGGGCTGCCCGTGTCCGTCCCGGAAATGGAGGGGTTCTGGCAGGAGCCGCGCGTGGCCGGCATCCTGCGGGCCGCAGAGCAGTTCCTGGGCATGACCCTGACCGGGGCCGAAGACGTGCTCGACGTGCCGGACCACATCATCGCCAAGGGCCCGGTGGGGCTGGCCGCCTACCTGAGCGAGACCCCGCCGTTCGACCAGTTTTTCTGGGACAGCCGCCAGTTCAAGGAGCTCAAGAAGGAGTTCGACAACCGGGGAGGCTGGCAGGCGCTGGTCAACTGGGTGTCCCTGCAGACCGAGCTGGAGTTGATCCGCAACACCGCAGAAAAGGTGCAGATCATGAGCCTGCACGCGGCCAAGGGGCTGGAGTTCGAGGCCGTGTTCATGCCCTGCCTGGAAGAAGGCATCCTGCCGTTCGCGGGCATGGACCTGCTCACGGCCAAGGTCACCCTGACCCCGGGCCGGGGCCAGAAGTTCGCCGAGGAACGCCGCCTCATGTACGTGGGCATGACCAGGGCCAGGCGCAACCTGTACATCAGCCGTGCCGACTCGCGGCAACTCTACGGCAAGACCCTCAACCTGCCTGAATCACGCTACCTACGCGAAATCCCGGAAGAACTGGTCACGAAATCGACCCTGGCCGCACGCAAGGTGACCAAGGAAAAACAACTCGGATTGCTGGATTGA
- the cbiR gene encoding cobamide remodeling phosphodiesterase CbiR, which yields MPDSTNSTKTGHKPNNTPDARQEYTGDRPISVEFVREKWNADFPFTIAAPSFVLPAGVGENSLFLADYFPEIALLFFEADACLAYTDDDLPPALADLDCSWHVHMPLDLDWNEGLDPVWRKIDGLVDKAAFLAPRGHVLHPPTAPDMLLPLAARLRDKGVDPALFLIENIRGYSLTPIWEEIAEGGFSTCLDIGHILAYDQFDILDLPGLWPTVRMLHVYGGEKRMQHHPLPRLDKAGRKLLRTLLAQAPDATVTLEVFNEKGLFQSLDQLGQWLASWRDEK from the coding sequence ATGCCCGATTCGACAAATTCAACGAAAACCGGCCACAAGCCGAATAACACCCCGGACGCCCGGCAGGAATACACCGGCGATCGTCCGATTTCCGTGGAATTTGTCCGGGAAAAATGGAACGCGGATTTCCCCTTTACCATCGCGGCCCCGTCCTTTGTCCTGCCCGCCGGAGTCGGGGAGAACAGCCTGTTCCTGGCGGATTACTTCCCTGAAATCGCACTGCTTTTTTTCGAGGCCGACGCCTGCCTGGCCTACACGGACGACGACCTGCCGCCCGCGCTGGCCGACCTCGACTGCTCCTGGCACGTGCACATGCCCCTTGATCTGGACTGGAACGAGGGGCTGGACCCGGTGTGGCGAAAAATCGACGGCCTGGTCGACAAGGCGGCATTTCTTGCACCCCGTGGGCATGTTTTGCACCCGCCCACCGCGCCGGACATGCTCCTGCCGCTGGCCGCACGGCTCCGGGACAAGGGCGTGGACCCGGCCCTGTTCCTCATCGAGAACATCCGGGGGTACAGCCTGACGCCCATCTGGGAGGAGATCGCGGAGGGCGGCTTCTCCACCTGCCTGGACATCGGCCACATCCTGGCCTACGACCAGTTCGACATCCTCGACCTGCCCGGATTGTGGCCCACCGTGCGCATGCTGCACGTCTACGGCGGGGAGAAACGGATGCAACACCACCCCCTGCCCCGATTGGACAAGGCGGGGCGGAAACTGTTACGCACCCTGCTCGCCCAGGCTCCGGACGCGACAGTGACCCTGGAAGTGTTCAACGAAAAAGGGCTTTTTCAGTCCCTGGACCAACTCGGCCAGTGGCTCGCATCGTGGAGGGACGAAAAATGA
- a CDS encoding bifunctional adenosylcobinamide kinase/adenosylcobinamide-phosphate guanylyltransferase, producing MITLILGGNKSGKSDFALGLPTKGDKPPLFIATGKARDLEFREQIRRHRINRAPGIEVMEVSQGLPQTLQQAKLHFPSLIVDSLDYWLFSCREAGSETEKIQEFLDVLDGWNDADLILVSCETGLGPLPAGSEVREFVRSLGALNQRIAAIADRVYLVAAGLPLTLKQD from the coding sequence ATGATCACCCTGATTCTGGGGGGCAACAAATCCGGCAAGTCCGACTTTGCGCTCGGTTTACCGACCAAAGGGGACAAACCGCCCCTGTTTATCGCCACTGGCAAGGCCCGCGACCTCGAATTTCGGGAGCAAATCCGGCGACACCGCATAAATCGCGCCCCCGGCATTGAGGTCATGGAGGTTTCCCAAGGGTTGCCTCAAACGCTTCAACAGGCTAAATTGCACTTTCCGTCGCTGATTGTGGACAGCCTGGACTACTGGCTCTTCAGTTGCCGCGAGGCTGGTAGCGAGACGGAAAAAATTCAGGAATTTCTCGACGTTCTGGACGGCTGGAACGACGCGGACCTGATACTGGTCTCCTGTGAGACCGGGCTCGGCCCCCTGCCCGCAGGCAGTGAGGTCCGGGAGTTCGTACGGAGTCTCGGCGCGCTCAACCAGCGCATCGCCGCGATCGCCGACCGGGTCTACCTGGTGGCGGCCGGACTGCCGTTAACCCTGAAACAGGATTAG
- a CDS encoding DHH family phosphoesterase, translating to MALFRQLDDHVDQLLGLLNKDDRWLIVINADPDALGSAYALKRIMTRRVNNAAIAQINEIQRPDNLSMIRYCRIPTQKLIPNLAAQFDKFALVDSQPHHNPEFKGLDFSVVIDHHPLSQENLVTADFVDIRPQYGSVCTMMTEYLYNMNIRPAKLLATALMYGIRCDTKTFEREFIDADMAAFKYLNKFADSKLMNRISRSEFHLDWMRYISRAFYNLRRIGKGLFAYCGNVENPDILVIVADFFTRVHDVPWVVVSGTADDKLVSIFRGDGQRRNMGTMAQKLMNGLGSAGGHSQAARAEVPLSELEDKDPEIFMLKRLGHGKKGEIRRI from the coding sequence GTGGCACTGTTTCGACAACTTGATGACCACGTCGACCAACTGCTCGGCCTGCTCAACAAGGACGACAGATGGCTGATTGTCATCAACGCCGACCCGGACGCGCTGGGTTCGGCCTATGCGCTGAAACGCATCATGACCCGCCGCGTGAACAACGCGGCCATCGCCCAGATCAATGAGATCCAGCGGCCTGACAACCTGTCCATGATCCGTTACTGCCGCATCCCGACGCAGAAACTCATCCCGAACCTGGCGGCCCAGTTCGACAAGTTCGCGCTGGTGGATTCCCAGCCCCATCACAATCCCGAGTTCAAGGGCCTCGATTTTTCCGTGGTCATCGACCACCATCCCCTGTCCCAGGAGAACCTGGTCACGGCGGATTTCGTGGACATCCGCCCGCAGTACGGCTCGGTCTGCACCATGATGACCGAGTACCTGTACAACATGAACATCCGCCCGGCCAAACTGCTGGCCACGGCGCTCATGTACGGCATCCGCTGCGACACCAAGACCTTTGAGCGCGAGTTCATCGACGCGGACATGGCCGCCTTCAAGTACCTGAACAAGTTCGCGGACTCCAAGCTCATGAACCGTATCAGCCGAAGCGAGTTCCACCTGGACTGGATGCGCTACATTTCCCGCGCCTTCTACAACCTGCGCCGCATCGGCAAGGGGTTGTTCGCCTACTGCGGCAACGTGGAGAACCCGGACATCCTGGTCATCGTGGCCGACTTCTTCACCCGGGTGCACGACGTGCCGTGGGTGGTGGTGTCCGGCACGGCCGACGACAAGCTGGTGTCCATCTTCCGGGGCGACGGCCAGCGGCGGAACATGGGCACCATGGCCCAGAAGCTCATGAACGGGCTCGGCTCCGCAGGCGGCCACTCCCAGGCGGCCCGGGCCGAGGTGCCGCTCAGCGAGCTGGAGGACAAGGACCCGGAAATCTTCATGCTCAAGCGCCTCGGCCACGGCAAGAAGGGCGAGATCAGAAGAATCTAG
- the polA gene encoding DNA polymerase I has product MSIKERLNLDTEPVYLIDGTALLYRAFYARADLSRSDGFPTNAINTVMRVLMNLLKDERPSHVAFLMDGKGPTFRNEVYGDYKANRPAMPEPLVEQVEPVRRGVELLGLPLMVTDGVEADDCICALANRYKTDRPVIILASDKDIKQCLDDNVVMVSQHGRKETIHTLESFREAEGMEPDTWPDFQAVIGDSADNIPGIPKIGPVTARKIFAATGPTLEELRDNIGQLPDKLREKVEPELDNVFTYRELTRMKLDSCDTPVEDFAVRDMDPDALAAFFEEYELRGLQRSMPRPQKSAPTAAAKPASPAGDGGMLSLFGDAPAKEKAEEPMAVTEIRDAAALPNLGGEDVGLTFADDAFFIGLNDTDYRYTGPAADLVRAVEHASIIATPSVQDLLRADDAWGHILPSQWFDLSLAAYLLDPESRNYTWTRLKQSMFQDGRSEFADVSRDLHPQSEGLAALAYMRGIEGQVRGAELNPLMRDLELPLIPVLVSMEQAGISVDLDAFRAFLDDVSEQLSGLTRSIIEMAGEEFNIRSSQQLAVVLFDQLGIKAGSKTSTGLRSTANQVLEKIRDQHPIVEAVLEYRMLEKLRSTYLEPLPKLVDKDSRLHTHFNQLSTATGRLSSSQPNLQNIPIRGVHGPRMRACFNAADNNLLAAADYSQIELRVLAHFSKDPALIDAFRHDEDIHARTAALLNDKAVEEVTTEERRGAKTINFGLIYGMGVQKLARELKITQNEAKDFTDKYFEKMATLKAYYDTIVEDAQKHGFVTTLAGRRRLLPELHSRNNQLASQAKRQAVNTVIQGSAADIIKMAMVAAHKDKQLQELGAQLILQVHDELIVEAPAANIEAAGARLKQIMQEVAKLDVPLKVDLGVGKNWAEAH; this is encoded by the coding sequence ATGTCCATCAAAGAACGTCTGAATCTCGATACCGAACCCGTCTACCTCATCGACGGCACCGCCCTGCTCTACCGCGCCTTTTACGCCCGCGCCGACCTGTCGCGCTCGGACGGCTTCCCGACCAACGCCATCAACACGGTCATGCGCGTGCTCATGAACCTGCTCAAGGACGAGCGCCCCAGCCACGTGGCCTTTCTCATGGACGGCAAGGGCCCGACCTTCCGCAACGAGGTGTACGGCGACTACAAGGCCAACCGCCCGGCCATGCCCGAGCCCCTGGTCGAGCAGGTGGAGCCGGTGCGCCGGGGCGTGGAGCTCCTCGGCCTGCCGCTGATGGTCACGGACGGCGTGGAGGCGGACGACTGCATCTGCGCCCTGGCCAACCGCTACAAGACGGACCGCCCGGTGATCATCCTGGCCTCGGACAAGGACATCAAGCAGTGCCTGGACGACAACGTGGTCATGGTCAGCCAGCACGGGCGCAAGGAGACCATCCACACCCTGGAGTCCTTCCGCGAGGCCGAGGGCATGGAGCCCGACACCTGGCCGGATTTCCAGGCCGTGATCGGCGACTCGGCGGACAACATCCCCGGCATCCCCAAGATCGGCCCGGTCACGGCGCGCAAGATTTTCGCGGCCACCGGCCCCACGCTGGAGGAGCTGCGCGACAACATCGGCCAGCTCCCGGACAAGCTGCGCGAGAAGGTCGAGCCCGAACTGGACAATGTGTTCACCTACCGCGAGCTGACGCGCATGAAGCTCGACTCCTGCGACACCCCCGTCGAGGACTTCGCGGTCAGGGACATGGACCCGGACGCGCTGGCCGCGTTCTTCGAGGAGTATGAACTGCGCGGGTTGCAGCGCAGCATGCCCCGCCCGCAGAAGTCGGCCCCGACCGCAGCGGCGAAACCCGCGTCCCCGGCCGGTGACGGCGGCATGCTCTCCCTGTTCGGCGACGCGCCCGCGAAGGAGAAGGCCGAGGAACCCATGGCCGTGACCGAGATCAGGGACGCGGCGGCCCTGCCCAACCTGGGCGGCGAGGACGTGGGCCTGACCTTTGCGGACGACGCATTTTTCATCGGCCTGAACGACACGGACTACCGCTACACAGGACCGGCGGCGGACCTGGTGCGCGCGGTGGAGCATGCCTCGATCATCGCCACGCCCTCGGTGCAGGACCTGCTCCGGGCGGACGACGCCTGGGGCCACATCCTGCCCAGCCAGTGGTTCGACCTGAGCCTGGCCGCGTACCTGCTCGATCCGGAGTCGCGCAACTACACCTGGACGCGGCTCAAGCAGTCCATGTTCCAGGACGGGCGCAGCGAGTTTGCGGACGTATCCCGCGACCTGCACCCGCAATCCGAGGGGCTGGCCGCCCTGGCCTACATGCGCGGCATCGAGGGCCAGGTGCGCGGCGCGGAACTGAACCCGCTCATGCGCGACCTTGAGCTGCCGCTCATCCCGGTGCTGGTGTCCATGGAACAGGCGGGCATCTCGGTGGACCTCGACGCATTCCGCGCCTTTCTCGACGACGTGTCCGAGCAGCTGTCCGGGCTGACCCGGTCCATCATCGAGATGGCGGGCGAGGAGTTCAACATCCGGTCCAGCCAGCAGCTGGCCGTGGTCCTGTTCGATCAGTTGGGCATCAAGGCGGGCTCCAAGACCAGCACGGGGTTGCGCTCCACGGCCAACCAGGTGCTGGAGAAAATCCGCGACCAGCACCCCATTGTCGAGGCGGTCCTGGAATACCGGATGCTGGAAAAACTGCGCTCCACCTACCTGGAACCCCTGCCCAAGCTGGTGGACAAGGATTCGAGGCTGCACACCCATTTCAACCAGTTGTCCACGGCCACCGGGCGGCTCTCAAGCTCCCAGCCCAATCTGCAGAACATCCCCATTCGCGGGGTGCACGGCCCGAGGATGCGCGCCTGCTTCAACGCGGCGGACAACAACCTGCTGGCTGCGGCGGACTATTCCCAAATTGAGCTGCGCGTGCTGGCCCATTTCTCCAAGGACCCGGCGCTCATCGACGCCTTCCGCCACGACGAGGACATCCACGCGCGCACGGCCGCGCTCCTCAACGACAAGGCCGTGGAAGAGGTCACCACCGAGGAACGGCGCGGGGCCAAGACCATCAACTTCGGCCTGATCTACGGCATGGGCGTGCAGAAGCTGGCCCGCGAGCTCAAGATCACCCAGAACGAGGCCAAGGATTTCACGGACAAGTACTTCGAGAAGATGGCCACCCTCAAGGCGTACTACGACACCATCGTGGAGGACGCCCAAAAACACGGCTTCGTCACCACCCTCGCCGGACGCCGCCGCCTGCTCCCGGAGCTCCACTCCCGCAACAACCAACTCGCCTCCCAGGCAAAACGCCAGGCCGTAAACACGGTCATCCAGGGCTCAGCCGCCGACATAATAAAAATGGCCATGGTCGCGGCCCACAAGGACAAACAACTCCAAGAACTCGGCGCCCAACTCATCCTCCAGGTCCACGATGAACTCATAGTAGAAGCCCCGGCAGCCAACATCGAGGCCGCCGGAGCAAGGCTGAAACAAATCATGCAGGAAGTAGCGAAACTGGACGTCCCGCTCAAGGTGGATTTAGGGGTTGGGAAGAACTGGGCTGAGGCGCATTAG
- a CDS encoding substrate-binding periplasmic protein: MAFRLRAAGRFLAACFLCVLLLCQPASGAGAVLVIDYPDYWPFFSRMETGEMTGFFYDIVTEALGKMGVETRWREFPWGRCQCNVEAGETGAMITVPTPDRLEYAATHPDPFYLKQLNVFTYKGHPRLDFIRNMKTLDDIKAGGLTVVTYNSNSWNDRNIRSRGIKIYETPLLKSVWRMLAVKRGDIVIEWPVAAWADINATDVGRDEIVETDVTFDPMPFHLLISKKSPLVGILSEFNEIILEMRESGRIAEIVAKYTHPAR, translated from the coding sequence ATGGCTTTCAGGCTTCGGGCGGCGGGACGGTTTCTCGCCGCATGTTTCCTGTGCGTCCTCCTGCTCTGCCAGCCGGCGAGCGGGGCGGGCGCGGTTCTGGTCATTGATTACCCGGACTATTGGCCGTTCTTTTCCCGTATGGAAACAGGCGAAATGACCGGGTTTTTTTATGACATCGTGACCGAGGCGCTGGGCAAGATGGGCGTGGAGACCCGCTGGCGGGAGTTCCCCTGGGGACGCTGCCAGTGCAATGTGGAGGCGGGCGAGACCGGGGCCATGATCACGGTGCCCACCCCGGATCGGCTGGAGTACGCGGCCACCCACCCGGACCCCTTTTACCTGAAGCAGTTGAACGTCTTCACCTACAAGGGCCACCCCAGGCTCGACTTTATCCGGAACATGAAGACGCTCGACGACATCAAGGCGGGCGGCCTGACCGTGGTCACGTATAACAGCAACAGTTGGAACGACCGGAACATCCGGTCGCGCGGTATCAAGATTTACGAGACCCCGCTTCTCAAGTCGGTGTGGCGGATGCTGGCCGTAAAGCGGGGTGATATTGTTATTGAGTGGCCGGTGGCTGCTTGGGCGGATATTAATGCCACTGATGTGGGGCGTGATGAGATTGTGGAAACGGATGTGACGTTTGATCCCATGCCGTTTCATCTGCTGATAAGCAAAAAATCCCCGCTGGTCGGGATTTTGTCGGAGTTTAATGAGATTATTCTTGAGATGAGGGAGTCTGGCAGGATCGCGGAGATTGTGGCGAAGTATACGCACCCTGCGCGGTAG
- a CDS encoding DUF1844 domain-containing protein: protein MSDKKCRENPMAGVPLGINFTTFVYSLSSSAMVALGEAADPTTGKTEFQPQLAKHTIDVLGMLKDKFDKGLEDDEKKLLCDVVYNLRMSYVNKSK from the coding sequence ATGTCCGATAAAAAATGCAGGGAAAACCCCATGGCCGGGGTGCCCCTGGGTATCAACTTCACCACCTTCGTCTACTCCCTGTCCTCGTCGGCCATGGTCGCCCTGGGCGAGGCCGCCGATCCCACCACCGGGAAGACCGAATTCCAGCCCCAGCTCGCCAAGCACACCATCGACGTGCTCGGCATGCTCAAGGACAAGTTCGACAAGGGGTTGGAAGACGATGAAAAGAAACTGCTGTGCGACGTGGTGTATAACCTGCGCATGTCGTACGTGAACAAGTCCAAATAG
- the argC gene encoding N-acetyl-gamma-glutamyl-phosphate reductase, whose protein sequence is MPHIIKAGLVGVTGYTGMELARLMTHHSSMELVRVTSRKEAGKKLADIYPFLNRLPLGDLVITRPDPADLAECDVVFLAVPHKTAMEIAALLLDEGVKVVDLSADFRINDKATYEKWYDVEHTRSELLSEAVYGLPELYLDRIMGARLIANPGCYPTSAILGLAPALSGSLVETGDIVVDAKSGASGAGRGAKVGTLFCEVADNFRAYGLPTHRHTPEIEQEVSKLAGADVTVSFNTHLLPIDRGILSTIYTKLKADADLDAIHAAYTEFYADKPMVRVLPKGQLPETRYVRGTVFCDIGLVVDPRTGRLIILSAIDNLCRGASGQALMNANLICGLDIDEGLPMAPLMP, encoded by the coding sequence ATGCCCCACATCATCAAGGCCGGACTGGTCGGCGTGACCGGCTACACCGGCATGGAACTGGCCCGGCTCATGACCCACCACTCCTCCATGGAGCTGGTGCGCGTCACCTCCAGAAAGGAGGCGGGCAAAAAACTCGCCGACATCTACCCGTTCCTGAACCGGCTGCCGCTGGGCGATCTCGTCATCACCCGGCCCGACCCGGCGGACCTGGCCGAGTGCGACGTGGTCTTCCTGGCCGTTCCGCACAAGACCGCCATGGAAATCGCCGCCCTGCTGCTGGACGAAGGCGTCAAGGTGGTGGACCTGTCCGCGGACTTCCGCATCAACGACAAGGCCACCTATGAGAAGTGGTACGACGTGGAGCACACCCGGTCCGAACTGCTCTCCGAGGCGGTCTACGGGCTGCCCGAACTCTACCTCGACCGGATCATGGGCGCGCGGCTCATCGCCAACCCCGGTTGCTACCCGACCTCGGCCATCCTCGGCCTGGCCCCGGCGCTGTCCGGCAGCCTGGTGGAGACCGGCGACATCGTGGTGGACGCCAAGTCCGGCGCATCCGGCGCAGGGCGCGGCGCCAAGGTGGGCACCCTGTTCTGCGAGGTGGCCGACAACTTCCGCGCCTACGGGTTGCCCACCCACCGGCACACCCCGGAGATCGAGCAGGAAGTGTCCAAGCTGGCGGGCGCGGACGTCACCGTGTCCTTCAACACCCACCTGCTGCCCATCGACCGGGGCATCCTGTCCACCATCTACACCAAGCTCAAGGCGGACGCGGACCTCGACGCGATCCACGCGGCCTATACCGAGTTCTACGCGGACAAGCCCATGGTGCGCGTGCTGCCCAAGGGCCAGCTGCCGGAGACGAGATACGTGCGCGGCACGGTCTTCTGCGACATCGGCCTGGTGGTCGACCCCCGGACCGGACGGTTGATCATCCTGTCCGCCATCGACAACCTCTGCCGGGGCGCGTCCGGACAGGCGCTCATGAACGCCAACCTCATCTGCGGCCTGGACATTGACGAGGGGCTGCCCATGGCTCCCCTCATGCCCTAG